From Pempheris klunzingeri isolate RE-2024b chromosome 18, fPemKlu1.hap1, whole genome shotgun sequence, a single genomic window includes:
- the chrm5b gene encoding muscarinic acetylcholine receptor M5b has product MDVDPPNSTFADSSHVQAAPHSLWEVIAIATVSAIVSLITIVGNVLVLLSFKVNSQLKTVNNYYLLSLAFADLIIGVLSMNLYTTYILMGYWSLGNIACDLWLAVDYVASNASVMNLLVISFDRYFSITRPLTYRAKRTPKRAAIMIGLAWLVSFALWAPPILCWQYFVGERNVPPDQCQIQFLTEPVITFGTAIAAFYIPVSVMTILYCRIYKETQKRTKDLAELQGLSTETVPEGAKPQKTIIHSCFHFTREKRDRSQASWSSSNQSNATKTTTRSDEAWVKADQVTSFNSYTSSEEEEHHVSIDTPQGSFKEQGSGQSNKNGQVIDYTEDQYFSTPQKKNSKKQISYKFKPGSKGKNGNPTVATPSPAEAEPPAKNASPSSSTTSKPMDAVLKNQITKRKRMVLVKEKKAAQTLSAILLAFILTWTPYNIMVLISTFCADCIPTSLWNLGYWLCYVNSTINPMCYALCNKTFQKTFRMLLLCQWRRRRRGEDKLYWCGQNQNINNKMT; this is encoded by the coding sequence ATGGATGTAGACCCTCCTAACAGCACTTTTGCCGACTCATCACATGTCCAGGCTGCTCCCCACAGCCTTTGGGAGGTTATAGCCATCGCTACGGTGTCGGCCATCGTCAGCTTGATAACTATTGTTGGTAACGTGCTGGTGTTGCTGTCCTTCAAAGTCAACAGCCAGCTGAAGACTGTGAACAACTACTACCTACTGAGTTTGGCTTTTGCTGACCTCATCATAGGAGTGTTGTCCATGAACTTATACACCACATATATCCTGATGGGCTACTGGTCCTTGGGAAACATTGCATGTGATCTCTGGCTAGCAGTGGATTATGTGGCTAGCAATGCTTCAGTTATGAACTTACTCGTCATCAGCTTTGACAGGTACTTCTCCATTACGAGGCCGCTGACTTACAGGGCTAAACGGACTCCAAAGAGAGCTGCCATCATGATAGGCCTTGCATGGCTGGTGTCTTTTGCTCTCTGGGCGCCACCCATTCTGTGCTGGCAGTACTTTGTAGGGGAGAGAAATGTGCCTCCTGACCAGTGCCAGATCCAGTTTTTAACAGAGCCTGTGATCACGTTTGGGACAGCCATCGCTGCCTTCTACATCCCAGTCTCTGTTATGACGATCCTTTACTGTAGGATCTACAAGGAGACTCAGAAACGGACCAAAGATCTGGCAGAGCTGCAAGGCCTCTCAACAGAAACCGTTCCAGAGGGGGCTAAACCACAAAAAACTATCATTCattcttgttttcatttcaccagagagaagagagaccgGAGTCAGGCCTCCTGGTCCTCATCGAACCAAAGTAATGCCACTAAAACCACTACTAGGTCAGATGAAGCATGGGTGAAAGCAGATCAGGTCACTTCCTTTAACAGCTACACCTCatctgaagaggaggagcatCATGTTTCAATAGACACCCCACAAGGATCATTCAAAGAGCAAGGTAGTGGACAAAGTAATAAGAACGGGCAGGTGATCGATTATACAGAAGATCAGTATTTTTCCACCCCTCAGAAGAAGAACAGTAAAAAGCAAATCTCTTACAAGTTCAAACCTGGATCAAAGGGCAAAAACGGCAATCCTACCGTTGCAACACCCAGCCCTGCTGAAGCAGAGCCGCCCGCCAAAAAcgcctccccttcctcctccaccacctccaaacccatgGACGCCGTCCTGAAGAACCAGATCaccaagaggaagaggatggtgctggtgaaggagaagaaggcGGCCCAGACCCTCAGCGCCATCCTCCTGGCCTTCATCCTCACGTGGACGCCGTACAACATCATGGTGCTCATCTCCACCTTCTGTGCCGATTGCATCCCTACGTCCCTGTGGAACCTGGGCTACTGGCTGTGCTACGTCAACAGCACCATCAACCCCATGTGCTACGCCCTCTGCAACAAGACCTTTCAGAAGACCTTCCGCATGCTTCTGCTCtgccagtggaggaggaggaggagaggagaggacaagtTGTACTGGTGCggacaaaaccaaaacatcaaCAATAAAATGACTTGA